DNA sequence from the Callithrix jacchus isolate 240 chromosome 13, calJac240_pri, whole genome shotgun sequence genome:
catggtactggtaccaaaacagagatatagatcaatggaacaaaacagaggcatcggaggcaacacaacatatctacaaccatgcaatcttggataaacctgacacaaacaagcaatggggaaaggattccctgtttaataaatggtgttgggaaaactgtctagccatgtgcagaaagcagaaactggaccccttcctgacaccttacactaaaattaactccagatgtattaaagagttaaacataagacctggcacgataaaaaccctagaagaaaatctagtcaaaaccatccaggacttaggagtaggcaaggacttcatgaacaaaacaccaaaagcattggcaacaaaagccaaaatagacaaatgggacctaatcaaactccacagcttctgcacggcaaaagaaacagtcactagagtgaatcggcaaccaacagaatgggaaaaaatttttgcagtttacccatctgacaaagggctgatatccagaatttacaaagaactcaaacagatttacaggaaaaaaacaaacaagcccattcaaaaatgggcaaaggatatgaacagacactttacgaaagaagacatataagaggccaataatcatatgaaaaaatgttcatcatcactggtcatcagagagatgcaaatcaaaaccacattgagataccatctcacgccagttagaatgatgatcattaaaaaatctggagacaacagatgctggagaggatgtggagaaaaaggaacacttttacactgttggtgggagtgtaattagttcaaccattgtggaagacagtgtggcgattcctcaaggccttagaaatagaaattccatttgacccagcaatcccattactgggtatatatccaaaggactataaatcgttctactataaggccacatgcacacgaatgttcattgcagcactgtttacaatagcaaagacctggaatcaacccaaatgcccattgatgatagactggattgggaaaatgtggcacatatacaccatggaatatatgcagcaatcagaaatgatgagttcgtgtcgtttgtagggacatggatgaatctggagaacatcattctcagcaaactgacacaagaacagaaaatgaaataccgcatattctcactcataggagggtgatgaaaaatgagaacacatggacacagggaggggagtactaaacactggggtctattgggggtaaaaggaGACggccagcggggggtgggggagctggggagggatagcctggggagaaatgccaaatgtgggtgaaagggagaaaggaagaaaaacacactgccatgtgtttacctatgcaactgtcttgcatgttctgcacatgtaccccaaagcctaaaatgcaataaaaaattaaaaagaaaaagctgggtgAAGTCACCTGTGGTTTTACATTTACCCTATGTCTACTTTATTAGAGTGACTTTTATTTATTGTCCCTTCTTCTTAGTTGAAATTAATGGCCTGCTTCACTGGGGCTAAGATGTCTGAGCATCGGCAGAAGGTCCTGGCTCCATAGCTTTGCATTGTCTTCCCAGTTAGGATGTGTGGACTCTTAAAGTTCCCCAAGAAATGCAAATATTCTTGCATGGCAAAATTCTAGGGTGAATTACAACTTTAAGTTATTTTCTCCTAAGGAGTTCTCATGCCTGACTTCTGGAGCAAGTAGTCAGGGCTCCCAGGGGCTCAGAAGGGTTCAGCAGTTCAGAATAAATGGTTCCTGGGGACTCTGAAACAGCAGCAACTGTCCGCTCAGGTCATGAGAAGACCCTTCTCTGCAGGACATCCTAGCCCTACAACCCACCCCAATTATGTTGAAATTAGATTCACAAATTGCAATAAGTCTTCTGTATGTTGGGCTATAGATTTAGAGAAAACTAGTTTAATCTCTACTTTGGGTGGCTCAACAGGAGACTCAGGCCATTCAGGTTCTTGATCCTGTCTGTCCAGTTATATTATCAGGTTTTGAATCTGTATCTCTAAAATCTGAGGTGATGGGATATTTAAAcccctttaaaataaataaatatatgctggAAATTTTGAGAacatgaattcatttattctgaAATAGCCCAAGTTCCTGCTTTGGTAGTTGATGGAAAATGCCACCTGAGTGTTTGCATTTGATACTGCTTCGTAGATTCAGTTCCAGAAACTCAAGGCAGTTATGTCTTTGGGCTGCTTGTCCCTGCCTGAGCTGAAGCCTGATGCCTCCCATAAGTTGGTATGGCTTTAAAAATGGGTCACTGCAGCAGAGGCAGGGACTTACCAAGCAATATTTTCAGCTATGAAATTTGAAGAGGGAgataatctgaaaataaataatagccaCCACTTGGACggattataaaataaaaggtaatttTTCATAGGTGCTtaatttttcatacattttttcatctttaactATGGAGCCAAGTCGGCTCCATATGGACTTAGTTTTGGTTCTTGATAGCCAAGATTCACTGCAAGTCACACAGATGTTGGTGTCAACACTGTTTTGCCAAGACAAAATGACCTTGGTCTGGAATGCAGTGTATAAATAGCTGCTTTTTTGTGCAACAATCAATAGTTCATCATTGTTTAAAAAGCAGAATGGTTAGTTGGGCAGTGAGGTAATGCAATTGAAATGTAATTGTTAGCAATAAATCAGTTACTCATATTGATTTCCTTACTGGGATTAATAGAAGCCAAATCTAgagttcagttttttaaaatagatataactTACTATCTATTCATTGCTATTTGTTAGATAATTTGTTAGATGTGGTAAATGGAACAATGATGGGGCCAGAAATAGCCATGAGGACCATTTGATCACAGCCTGGCAACACGGAGAAGATAGGCTGGTTTCTCTGCGTGGACTTTCAGTGTTTCTTTAGTCATGTAGTCGTGTCTTATGTGGCTGTGGCTTCAACATTCCAAATTATGCCTTCCAGGGTCCGATGATTTTGGTGTTTCCCTGCTTCCCAATTGACCCGGCTGTGCTGTTGGCTGTTCTTGCACACTCAAGGTGGCTTTGCCATTGgcttcctccctcagcctgccTCTGGGATTATGCCTCTGGTACTCTTTTGTGTCTACCATCAGCACTATGAAATCATCATTTTTGTCTTCAAGGTACCAAATTCTGGTGATACTGGTGCTTTcttgcagaaaaagaaatctagCCTGAGAAGTGAATGGTACCACAGTGAACACAGTCATGGTTACAGTGTTCATATGTTCCAGAGGTGTGTTTACTATAATTATGCCCTGTACATTTTTCTACCATACAATCCTTAGATTACAGCTCTTTGGTTTTCAACCGCTTTGTCCAATTCCATCTGTCCCAGTTTCTCTACCTTGGTGAAATAGCATTCTTGCCTGGTTTTAcacatttaaataacaaattcCAAAAGTAAAGTGTATCTGAGGCAGTCATATGACATAAGGACAAATTCAAGCAATCTTGGactagcagagggtggggaggcaatgtcaacacacacaatttttaaaatttcttccctttcaatattttaaaaataaaacttttataaaataaaaacttaattgtAAAAGGCTGCCTGTCTTGGCAAGTAGCTGATCAGCCTGCATTGGTGAGCAGGCCAGTCCATAACATGATTTCTTGATCCTTAATTGACAGCATGGAGCCTAAGCCCTGGATTTAGCTCTTTCTATATGATTTGACTCATTCTGTTGACATTATTGTTTTTCAGTCTTCTCAACTAGACTGAGCTCCTTAAATGCAGGAAatatgtgctcagtaaatgtttgttggacCAGACACTGAACATTATGAAATAATGAGAATAAACTTCTCATGGTAGCATTAGAGACACTGATGACAAAGGTACTGTGGGATTTGGGTTTGAACAATAAGCTCTGTGGTGGTATCTCAGGAGGAAAATGGTGCTCTCTTAAGTTCTATGGAACATAATGGTCAAGATCTTCTACTGCAACCAGGCCCAAAGCTGGCTAATTTGGAGGGCTCTGCTTTAGGGATACTTATGAACTCTGTCCTTCCCTCAAGGAACCAGAGGAAGAGATAGCCTGGAGGATAGCCCCACTATGGTTAGAGAGGACAGGGGTGAAaaccaagtttcaccatgttgagggAGAAGGTGCTTCCCCAAAGCTCTTGGCTATGTCACCGGGGATATGAAAGAACTTGCCAACTGGCTTAAAGGTATTTATGCTTTCATCTTTTGGAAAGATGGGAGAAGTAGCTTTGGGGGAAATGGTTTCCTGGTACTTCTACTTATATCTTTAGTTATATTCTCCAACATTTTATAGATCTCTTTGCTcactgtttttctactttttatcttttaacataCAAActtctccaacttttttttcttatggagaCAGTGGCCAGGGCCCAGCTCATATTAGAAGAAGGCACCTGGCTTCATCCTATAGTTTCAgtacttaaaagttaaatttactaTTGGCAATTCATTCCTTTGGCTTCAGAGTTTGTGCCTGTAAGCACGATAAATAAGTGCATTCGATGCTTTCAGGAGCTTAGTTTCTAGGAGGAGCCGTGTGAGTTGAGCATACGGTAGATAGATGCAGGGATCCGGGTGCCACTAAAGGGACAAAgcattcagaaagaaagaaataaggaaataccaaaaatacattttacttccAGGATATTTTGCTGATTTTGCTCAGGGTGGGCCTGTGGTTGAAGAGTGTCAGCTGGCTGCTTCCTTAGCTCTGCTTTTTCTCATCCCTTCCAGACAAACCTGTGGTGCTCCAGTTCGTCGACTGGATTCTTCGGGGCATATCCCAAGTGGTGTTTGTCAACAACTCCATCAGTGGAATCCTGATTCTGGTGGGACTTCTTGTTCGGAACCCCTGGTGGGCTCTCACTGGCTGGCTGGGAACAGTGGTCTCCACTCTGATGGCCGTCTTGCTCAGCCAGGACAGGTAGGTGTACCCTTTTCAGACTTCTCAGCTCGCTTCTAAGACACAGGGCTGACAAGTTAGTATGAACAACAGTAATAAAGCCACATCCTTCCCAGGAGAAACAACCTGTAGTCCACAGAACTCTTTGTATTTGCCTTTAGTCAGAGGTCAGAGAATCAGTTACAGTCTCTTACTTTTGATATCTGAATAAGTGGCTGGTCTAAATAATGACAGATTCTTATAGCATTACGTGCTAACCAGAACTAAACTACAAGTAATTCCCTGGAGAGGTTCTGAAGGCATCTTCTTTAATGATTGATAAAATTATTTGTCATCAGCATTCTATTCAAGCAAAAGTGCATACGAGTTCAGGAAAAGTTTTAGTGGCTTAATAACCCCCAGTATAGCTTGTTGCCATGATGAGTTTGGCAAACTCATTCTTCATAGACAATGCAAAGGGCAGATCAGCTCCTGGAGAAAAGAATAACTATAAATTCCAAGTTAGTAGATTCTGACTTAAGAAGCCTCAGCAAGTCTCAGGACAGTAGACAGCGCCTCACTAGCCAGTTCCTTCATGGAGGGAACCAGTATTCCAGGTGTCTGGGATTAACGCATAATCCCCAGTGTGGTCATTACACAACTAAACTCTTGTAACACTGCTGCGAATTGCTTGAAGAGGTCCATGGGGAGATACTTAGCAACTGTTTCACTTTTTCATCAATTTCAAGAAGGCTGATTTGCTCTCTGTAGAAGGGAATTGTATAGCTTAGGTTAAACTCTGTTCCAATGCAGGCCAAGAAAAGGTCTTCTCAGTTTGGGGATGGAATATAGATTTGCGCCATATTGAATATTCCTTTCTTGTTTTGCTCTGATGAAACATGATCAACTATTTTTTGTCAGATATTACTTAGAAGACAAgtcatatgtatatgtgttaGTTTCAAATGTTTTACTTTCCTTGGTCTGAAAAGATGCATTAAAATGGCAATCCTGTGTTGTAAGTAAATATATGTCTTGCTGTGGCTTTAACTATGGCATTCTACAACTTATAGATATTGCCATTAATTTTCCACTCATCAGATTCAAGCATTAACATCTCCAAGTCAACTGCTGAGAGGACAAGTCTGCATAGCTCTCCATTGTCATCATGTGTAGTCCCAATTTCCGGGTTGCATCATTGCAAATTGCATCACCTCCAACATGCCCTCAAGGATTATTTAAGGGAGACAAAGAACTTTTGAACAGGGAGTCCCACCTCTAATGTTCATCCGGGTTAATGTATGTGACATCATCTTGCCTGTTGCAACCGTGCCTCCTGGCCCAGTTAGAAACAAGCCAAGCAGCAGCTGTCACGCTATCCTGTACCAGCCCCTGCAGTGTGGCTCACTGATTGTAGCCACAATCAGTGTGGGCACCTCCTGCTCAAGCCCAGCATTAGACCTCACCCACTCACTTCACCATTCTTTACTCCCCCGTCCCCCTACAGACATCGCCCTTGAGTGCCAGGCCCTTGGGAAGTGGATCCTGTGCCAGACGTTGTCAACTCTCAGAGCTATGGGGGACCTGGCTTGTCAGCGTTAGAGCTTAGTCTATGGAAATTCCTCCGTTTCTCACTAGGGACCTTCTACTTATCAATTATGAAACCAGGACCATTTTGGTCAGAGTAGAATGctgatacactgttggtagaaatgtaaattagctcagcccctgtggaaagcagtttggagatttctcaaagtactaaattgacccagcaatcctattactggaaatatacccaaaggaaaggaaattgttCTACccaaaagacacctgcactcacaTGTGCAAttcaacactgttcacaatagcaaacacatggaatcaatctaagtgcccatcaacagtggagcagataaagaatatgtggtacatatacaccatgaactactatatagccataaaaaaggttgaaatcatgtcttttgcagcaacatggatgcatctggaggccgttatcctaagtgaattaacatagtaacagaaaatcaaataccgcacgttttcacttacaagtgggagctaaacattgagtaaccatggacacaaagatggaaatAGTAGACATCTGGGACTtcaaaagaggagaggaagggaaacaAGTGTTGAAAAGCTACCTATCGGGTACTATGTTCAACATTTGGGTGAAGGGTtcaatagaagcccaaacctcagtcagcatcatgcaatatgtccatgtaacaaatctgcacacgCACCCCCTCAATCtaaaaaaaagcagcagaaggAGGAGTAGAAGAAGGAGAAGACAGGGAAGAAGTGACGTTGAATACTAAGCAAAAAGCAACCTCAGAAAGAAATGGATGCTCAACATGCACATAATTAAACGAGGTACTTCTCCAAGTAAGAGAAAAGCAATGGTTTTCTTTGTAATAACTTGGAAATGTACATCTGGAGATAACAAAATAGAAGCATAAGAACACAAAAATGTATGCTAAGTTGGAAGATGAATGTTATAAGATCAAAGGCACTATGAAAGTGAATTTACATTTCAGGAATCTTGTATCTCTCACCAAGAAATCAAACTTAGGAAACAGTTTCGTATGCTAAAGGCGCTATTCAAGTCAGAGGCTCTTGATTTAAAACAGAATAACTTTCCAAAGGAAAGCCTAAAAGGAAACAGAGCAAATTGCCTTGCTAAGCCACTGTAGCCCTGTCTTTAGCCGTGACACCTGTGGAGGGAGTCGTTCTATCTCAGGGgtcccccaacccctgggctgGAGACGGGTACTAGTCTGTGGCCTGCTgtgaaccaggccacacagcaggaggtgagcggtgggCAGGTGAGCATTACCGCctggctccacctcctgtcacatcagcagcggcattagattctcttaggagcacaaaccctattgtgaactgcacatgcaagagATCTAGATTGAAtgctccttgtgagaatctaacaattgcctgatgatctgaggtggaacagtttcatcccgaaaTCATCCCCCATTCCCCATGCATGGAAAATTGTCTACCATGAAACCTGTCCCTGGtcccaaaaaggttggggaccacagATCTAAatgcacatttatatttttatctatgtatatttcatttcatgtctttattagtatttataaaatacttatatagattttgaaatacatttcaaaatataatctcattttttaatatgattatgATCTGGAAGTTACTAGTGTTATTTATGTGCAAGTGCAACCAAAGCCCACCCAGAAAATGTCCATGCTGTGTCTCTTGCCCCGCAGGTCATCAATAGCGTCTGGGCTCTATGGCTACAATGCTACCCTGGTGGGAATACTCATGGCTGTCTTTTCAGACAAGGGAGACTATTTCTGGTGGTTGTTATTCCCTGTATGTGCTATGTCCATGACTTGGTAAGTTACAACTggttttcaaaatgcatttttaaaaaataatatggcaGGAGGGGGAATGGGCATTATTTTCATATGggcatagagtttcagttttgcaagatgaaaaatttTCTGCGaattgatagtggtgatggttgtacaacaatgtgattattcttaatgtcactgaactgcACAATTAAAATGGTTAGCCGGATGCTGTGGCTCTCGCTTGTAGTTCaaactactcagaaggccgagggggaaggatcactcgagcccaggagttaggggctgcagtaagctatgattgcatcactgcactccagtttccAGAGCCTCCTTGCTTGGTCAGAAtgaacagaagaaagagaagaaggaggaggaggagggagaggggaagaggagaagcaggagggggaagaggagggaaaatggctaaaatggtaaatttaaaaTTGGATTCCTTTAGATTCTGTCGGCAACAAAAACAACCATTTTATAAGATGTATATTTCCTTACAACCAGTTATTTGGCCTTTTGTCTGATCTGGCTACACATCCACCAATACCTCTCAACCAGAGGTTCTCAACCCTGGCCGCACATTGACACTTCCGTGGGGAGCAGAAAccgtgctgcagtgaacatacgagtgcaggtgtctttttggtagaaacacACTGATGCACGTGGCCCCTCACACACCTAACTCCTCCCTCCCAAGACTCTGCTGTCATTTGTCTGCATTAGCACCTGGGCATTGGGAGTTTCtaaagcttcccaggtgactCTACAGCATAGCCTAAGTTCAGACACACTTCCTTCATCATtgcttctcaaacttgagcactatcagaatcacctgcagtGGTTGTTAAAACACAGGCACCTGCTCCCCATCCCCACGGTTTCTGATTTAGTCTGTCTGGGGCGGGGACtgatcatttgcatttttaacacattcccaggtgatgctgggaGAACCACTGTGCCTACGTGAATTCTCCTTACCCACCTGCCCCCAAGCACTCccttagaaaatttttttctatggaatttaattcatttttttcaaactcGAATCCTTCAAACTAGTTTTTATGTTGATATTGTCTTAAATCCTTTTTCTGGAAACAcagatttccttctttctatattgcaattaaatataaaatactaatatGCACATAAATGAGAAGCACAGCCTGCTGTGGGCAGTGTCTGCAGAAGGGCCATTCACTCACCCTTGCTGCACCCACAGGTGTGTGGATGAGGACCTACCTATACAGCCAACCTACTCAGGAGGTAATTTGGGACCTGCTCTGAAGAGTAGGTTCATGGGAAGGAGGCCTCACCTGCAAGTGCTCACCACACTCCCTTCCACAATCCAGGAAAACGGGAGTTCTGGTCTTTAAACGATGGCTCCTTGATTGGGCCAACAAATGAGAGCCTATAGGGACCTGGGGACCATGCAGCCCAGTCCCCCAGTTTACAGGCTCGGAGACTGAGGAGACGCGCCTTGCCCGGGTCATGCAATTTATCAACAGCTCAAGGACGCACACTCTGAGATCTTTTTCCTCTCGCTCACACTACCCGCACCCTTGAataattgtttctcttttccaaagatagatagatgaaagAAATGAGATATGCCAAATTCAGGATCGCGGTTGCccctggtggggagggagggacatAAGAGTAAGAGGAGGTACAAAGTGGACTTTAACTATGtagacaatattttattttgtatgtaataAGTActtcaaaattagtttttaaatctCAATATGTAGCTCACTCTGAGCAACTCCAAGTAGAATTTTTCAAAAGCCAAATAAGCTGAGAGGTGAGTTTTTACTTTATGTAATATCTACTGTCTCAATAATAGGATTTATcccaagttttctttctgtgGCAAATTTGCCAACACAACATGTAAGGGACCTATTGGCAGGTGAAACAAAGTCCCTCTGGAGTATAGCGATTCCATGTGTCAGCCTGGTTTGTCACATGCATGTTcttctgctctgttctttttttagcCCAATTTTCTCAAGCGCATTGAATTCTGTGCTCAGCAGATGGGACCTCCCTGTCTTCACCCTCCCTTTCAACATGGCATTGTCAATGTACCTTTCAGCCACAGGACATTTCAATCATTATTTCCAGACAAATTGGTCACACCTGTAACTTCACCACCAACTATCTCCTGGTCTGATCTAAGTGCCCTGGCGGTAAGAGACACTGGCTTCTCACATTCTCCCTGGCTCTCCAAGATAGATAATGGCCTCCTAGTCAATTGTCTATGGATGTCAGAGTCTCCTAGATGCTCAGAACTATGGTGGCCTTTCTGCCTTCATCTTGCCATTTAAGGCATTTGTTCTACTCCAGAGCATTAAGATCTAagggctttttaaaattactagttagtcaagctaatttttctgccttttactCTAAACATCTACAGTGCTAACCCCAGAGTGTAGTTCCACTGGGAGTCACTCTATCGTAAGCTTGGGGGTGAGGTGATGGGAGCCAGCCCTTAAGGCATGTGGCCTCCAGCCTGGTTTTAAATCTTCCACAATCTACTTCCTCCAATCAAAAAACTGGATGCTTACTGTTAGAGCTCATGACAGCACCTCACTATTCTGCTTTTCCTTATGTGATAGCCCATAGAACATATAGAATAATTTAGGGTTCACAAGCTTTGAtaggcatcagaatcacctgggcaattttttttaaaatacccaaACAGGCTTCATCTCAGACACTCTAAGTCATAATCTCTAAGGGTGGGGCCTGGAACCTGTTTTAACAAACTCCTCAAATTGTGATGCAGGCCAGAGTTTGAGAACCGCTGTATCAAGGGATGCGTCCTATGTATCTCTTTAAAGATGGCTGTAAAGAGATCCTGTATTTTGTAAAACCTAGTTAATCCAAATCAAATTCCAGCCCTTCCTGTTGGTGTTTAATGAATCTGCTTAAGGTTTCTGGATTGTCAAGAACAAGAGAACACCTGAAATTAGAAGAAACCCAAAGAAACCTTACCTTTTTCAATGTGCTCTCCCACTATCAGGTTATGGAACACCCTGTTCTGTCTTCGTTGAGTGATCAAAACACATGAGAAGCTCAAGTCACCTTTTCTTTAGCTTATTGCCAGAAAATGAGAGGGAGCACCTAGAAATAATTCAGAAGGAAAATCAAAGATTCATTAGAACTATCCATGAAAAATAACAGTATAAAATAGCATTAATCTATCTAGAACCTCACTAATACAGGAGCCAGCAACCCCATGTGGCTATATAAATTTAgatgtaaattaattaaaaattgagtTCCTCAACCTCTCTAGCCACATCTCAGGTGCTTGATAGCCACACGTGGCTAGAACCCACTGTATTAGACATCACAGATACAGACTTGCATCGTCTCGGAAAGTTCTCCTGCACAGTGCTGATCTGGGGCAGGGGAAGCCTTGTCCTTCTCTTCACTCTGAACGACCAGCCCATCATCAGCACCAACCCCAACCCCATAACTCCTCCTAGGCCTAGGAGTTACCAAGGCAAACTATAAACACCATAATTTTTTAGACTGGGTTTATAAGATTTATTATAGAAGcaaatagaattatatttatatttctatgtcAGTGTTTGACTGATTAGTCTTCTATGATACTTATGAGAAGTAAACAGCCAGTAAAAAGTGACAAAAGCCACATTAACGGTGAGCATAAGTAGCTATTGAAACAAAAATCAATGCCAGCCTGGTTGGATGG
Encoded proteins:
- the LOC118146841 gene encoding urea transporter 1-like isoform X2 codes for the protein MKELANWLKDKPVVLQFVDWILRGISQVVFVNNSISGILILVGLLVRNPWWALTGWLGTVVSTLMAVLLSQDRSSIASGLYGYNATLVGILMAVFSDKGDYFWWLLFPVCAMSMTCPIFSSALNSVLSRWDLPVFTLPFNMALSMYLSATGHFNHYFQTNWSHL
- the LOC118146841 gene encoding urea transporter 1-like isoform X3; the encoded protein is MKELANWLKDKPVVLQFVDWILRGISQVVFVNNSISGILILVGLLVRNPWWALTGWLGTVVSTLMAVLLSQDRSSIASGLYGYNATLVGILMAVFSDKGDYFWWLLFPVCAMSMTWSTRSS